From Synechococcus sp. A10-1-5-1, a single genomic window includes:
- a CDS encoding type II toxin-antitoxin system HicB family antitoxin, translated as MKQSFAVVIEPAGETFSAYVPDLPGCVATGSTRQAVVQEIRSAIRFHLDGLAKDAAPVPEAHVSVATVVI; from the coding sequence ATGAAGCAATCGTTTGCCGTCGTCATTGAGCCCGCCGGGGAGACTTTCTCGGCCTACGTGCCCGACCTACCAGGGTGTGTGGCCACAGGTTCAACGCGCCAAGCCGTTGTGCAAGAGATCCGCTCAGCCATTCGCTTCCATCTCGACGGGCTTGCAAAGGATGCAGCGCCTGTCCCCGAAGCCCATGTGTCTGTCGCAACGGTTGTGATCTAG
- a CDS encoding Npun_F0494 family protein — MQPRLSQQEQRALVRAKRAVRCLPFRRRFYEELEQEALSSTQLAARADWSVLSQQRLSANHCEDLLIWLIQLGVLRREVDGQGLTERVRLTPLGRVVLSEWPGEIPRASLPSRLRHWVKQHWPRL; from the coding sequence ATGCAGCCGCGCCTTAGCCAGCAGGAGCAACGGGCCTTGGTCCGGGCCAAGCGGGCCGTGCGCTGTCTCCCCTTTCGGCGCCGCTTCTACGAAGAACTCGAACAGGAGGCCCTGAGCAGCACCCAGCTGGCCGCCCGCGCGGATTGGTCGGTTCTCAGCCAGCAGCGCCTCTCCGCCAACCACTGCGAAGACCTGCTCATCTGGCTCATCCAGCTCGGCGTGCTCCGCCGTGAGGTCGATGGCCAGGGACTGACCGAACGGGTCCGCCTCACCCCCCTGGGACGGGTCGTCCTCTCGGAATGGCCCGGGGAGATCCCCCGTGCCAGCCTCCCCTCCCGCCTGCGCCACTGGGTCAAGCAGCACTGGCCGAGGCTTTAG
- a CDS encoding nucleoside triphosphate pyrophosphatase has protein sequence MLLLASASPARRRLLEQAAIPHRVQVSGVDEEAIRHPDPAQLVQLLAQAKAGAVLQGGIAPGISAVLGCDSVLAFEGEVFGKPADPQEAIARWQRMRGAWGELHTGHALLNPAGGERLATVTTRVLFADLSDAEIEAYVATGEPLQCAGGFALEGRGGCLVERLDGCFSNVIGLSLPLLRQWMRAG, from the coding sequence GTGCTGCTGTTGGCCTCTGCCTCCCCCGCCCGCCGGCGATTGCTGGAGCAGGCCGCGATTCCCCACCGCGTCCAGGTCAGCGGAGTCGATGAGGAGGCCATCCGTCATCCCGACCCGGCGCAGTTGGTGCAGCTCTTGGCCCAGGCCAAGGCGGGGGCGGTGCTCCAGGGCGGGATTGCTCCAGGCATCTCAGCGGTTCTGGGCTGCGATTCGGTCTTGGCCTTTGAGGGGGAGGTCTTCGGCAAACCGGCCGATCCGCAGGAGGCCATCGCCCGCTGGCAGCGGATGCGGGGGGCCTGGGGCGAGCTGCACACCGGCCATGCCCTGCTGAATCCAGCCGGGGGGGAGCGGCTGGCAACGGTGACCACCAGGGTGCTGTTTGCCGATCTAAGCGACGCGGAGATCGAGGCCTATGTGGCGACGGGTGAACCGCTGCAGTGCGCGGGCGGCTTTGCGCTGGAGGGCCGGGGCGGCTGCTTGGTGGAGCGACTGGATGGCTGTTTCTCAAACGTCATTGGCTTGAGCCTGCCCCTGCTGCGGCAGTGGATGCGGGCGGGCTGA